In the Flavobacteriales bacterium genome, one interval contains:
- the kbl gene encoding glycine C-acetyltransferase, with product GLSSHPEVIKGAKEALDTHGYGMSSVRFICGTQDIHKELERKISDFLGMEDTILYAACFDANGGVFEPLFAEADAIISDELNHASIIDGVRLCKAARYRYKHSDMADLELQLQTSQAQRFRIIVTDGVFSMDGDIAKLDMICDLAEKYNALVMVDDSHASGFIGKTGRGTHEYHDVMGRVDIITSTLGKALGGAMGGFTSGKKEVIDMLRQRSRPYLFSNSLAPSIVGAASKVFDLLSSTTELRDKLEANTKYFKEGVQKAGFNLKEGDSPIVPIMLYDAKLAQQFADKLLVKGIYAIGFFYPVVGKGQARIRVQISAAHTISHLDEAIKAFTSVGKELGVLK from the coding sequence TGGGATTATCGTCTCATCCGGAAGTGATCAAAGGGGCAAAAGAGGCCTTGGATACGCACGGTTATGGCATGTCGTCTGTTCGATTCATCTGCGGAACACAAGACATTCATAAAGAGCTGGAGCGGAAGATCTCTGATTTTCTTGGAATGGAAGACACCATATTATACGCTGCTTGTTTTGATGCAAACGGAGGTGTTTTTGAACCACTTTTTGCAGAAGCGGACGCCATCATCAGTGATGAACTTAATCATGCCTCCATCATAGATGGTGTGCGATTATGTAAAGCTGCTAGGTACCGGTATAAACACAGCGATATGGCTGATCTTGAGTTGCAACTTCAAACTTCGCAAGCTCAACGATTTCGGATAATTGTTACTGATGGCGTATTTTCCATGGATGGCGATATTGCCAAGTTGGACATGATATGCGACCTCGCGGAAAAGTATAACGCTTTGGTGATGGTTGACGATAGTCACGCTTCGGGTTTTATTGGAAAAACGGGGCGCGGTACGCACGAATACCATGATGTGATGGGAAGAGTAGACATCATTACAAGTACGTTGGGAAAAGCACTTGGTGGAGCGATGGGCGGTTTCACTTCTGGGAAAAAAGAAGTGATTGACATGCTTCGTCAACGCTCTAGGCCATATCTTTTTTCGAATTCGCTTGCGCCATCCATTGTTGGCGCTGCTAGTAAGGTTTTCGATCTGCTTTCATCCACAACAGAGCTTCGCGATAAATTGGAGGCTAATACCAAATACTTTAAAGAAGGCGTGCAAAAAGCCGGCTTTAATTTGAAAGAAGGCGATAGTCCGATTGTGCCAATTATGCTTTATGACGCGAAATTGGCGCAGCAATTTGCCGATAAATTGTTGGTAAAAGGGATTTATGCAATAGGCTTTTTCTATCCCGTTGTCGGAAAGGGACAAGCGCGAATCCGTGTTCAAATTTCGGCTGCGCACACTATCAGCCACCTCGATGAGGCCATTAAAGCGTTCACATCGGTGGGCAAAGAACTTGGTGTGTTAAAATGA
- the rplM gene encoding 50S ribosomal protein L13, translating to MKAPSFKTISANKNTANKEWVLIDAEGLTLGRLASTIAYRLRGKNKVNFTPHADCGDNVIVINAEKVELTGNKRATKQYMHHTGFPGGQRLRSVEQVLAKDPTGLVTKAVRGMLPKNRLGRAIFNNMHAYAGPNHPHEAQKPQTISLN from the coding sequence GTGAAAGCACCAAGCTTTAAAACCATTTCTGCCAACAAGAATACCGCCAATAAGGAATGGGTTCTGATAGACGCTGAGGGCCTGACCCTTGGTAGATTGGCATCTACAATTGCGTACAGACTACGCGGTAAGAATAAGGTAAACTTTACTCCGCATGCGGATTGTGGCGACAATGTGATCGTTATCAACGCTGAGAAAGTTGAGCTTACCGGAAACAAACGAGCCACTAAGCAATACATGCACCATACGGGTTTTCCAGGTGGTCAGCGATTGAGAAGTGTTGAGCAGGTTTTGGCCAAAGATCCTACAGGATTGGTTACCAAGGCTGTACGTGGTATGCTTCCAAAGAACAGATTGGGAAGAGCTATTTTCAATAATATGCACGCATATGCTGGGCCTAATCACCCACATGAAGCGCAAAAGCCACAAACCATTTCACTTAACTGA
- the rpsI gene encoding 30S ribosomal protein S9, translating into MEIINALGRRKTAVARVYVKAGKGAFIVNGKDAKEYFPTSLLQDTIQRPFNVLEVVGKYDVKVNVAGGGITGQAEAISLGISRALVKEDETVKPALKKVGLMTRDPRMVERKKFGQKKARKKFQFSKR; encoded by the coding sequence ATGGAAATAATCAACGCATTAGGAAGAAGAAAGACCGCAGTTGCTCGCGTTTACGTGAAAGCTGGTAAAGGTGCATTCATCGTTAACGGTAAAGACGCGAAGGAGTACTTCCCAACGTCATTGCTTCAGGACACCATCCAAAGACCATTCAATGTTTTGGAGGTTGTAGGGAAATATGATGTGAAAGTGAATGTTGCTGGAGGTGGAATAACAGGACAGGCTGAGGCCATTTCTCTTGGGATTTCCAGAGCATTGGTAAAAGAGGACGAAACTGTGAAGCCTGCTTTGAAGAAAGTTGGATTGATGACGCGTGACCCGAGAATGGTTGAGCGTAAAAAATTCGGTCAGAAAAAAGCAAGGAAGAAATTCCAGTTCAGCAAGCGTTAA
- the rpsB gene encoding 30S ribosomal protein S2: MAQPTVQEMLEAGVHFGHLKRKWNPAMAPYIFMEKNGTHIIDLNKTSAKLEDACKAIQAMARSGKKILFVATKKQAQGIIAREASRVNMPYVTERWPGGMLTNFATIRKAIRKMGAIDKMEVDGTWETMSKRERLMISRQRAKLERDLGSIADLTRLPSAIFIVDIIKEHIAVNEAHRLSIPTFAIVDTNGNPKDVDFAIPGNDDAARSIELIVKAMTDAIAEGLAERKAGKGKEDDAKDDEDSEEEEVAAPVRASAVVSEDKDEE, translated from the coding sequence ATGGCTCAACCTACAGTACAGGAAATGCTAGAAGCAGGTGTTCATTTCGGACACCTTAAAAGAAAATGGAATCCTGCAATGGCTCCGTACATCTTCATGGAGAAGAACGGTACGCACATCATTGACCTTAACAAGACTTCTGCAAAATTGGAAGATGCTTGTAAAGCGATTCAAGCGATGGCACGTTCTGGCAAGAAGATCCTTTTTGTTGCTACTAAGAAACAAGCACAAGGAATTATCGCCCGTGAAGCAAGTCGTGTAAACATGCCTTACGTAACTGAAAGATGGCCAGGAGGAATGCTGACCAACTTTGCTACAATCCGTAAAGCCATCAGAAAGATGGGTGCCATTGATAAGATGGAAGTTGACGGAACATGGGAAACCATGTCAAAGCGTGAGCGATTGATGATCAGCCGTCAGAGAGCAAAACTTGAAAGAGACCTTGGTTCTATTGCTGATCTTACTCGCCTTCCTTCAGCAATTTTCATTGTTGATATCATTAAAGAACATATTGCAGTGAACGAGGCTCACCGTTTGAGCATCCCAACATTTGCAATTGTTGATACCAATGGAAATCCGAAAGATGTTGATTTCGCTATTCCTGGAAACGATGATGCTGCCCGATCTATCGAGTTGATCGTTAAAGCAATGACCGATGCAATTGCAGAAGGACTTGCTGAAAGAAAAGCTGGAAAAGGCAAAGAAGATGACGCGAAGGATGATGAGGATTCAGAAGAGGAAGAAGTAGCTGCACCCGTAAGAGCAAGTGCAGTTGTTTCTGAAGATAAGGACGAAGAATAA
- the tsf gene encoding translation elongation factor Ts gives MESTVNITAAQVNELRKKTGAGMMDCKKALVEAGGDFDTAIDLLRKQGQKVAAKRSDREAAEGIVLGKVNGNKAILLNLGCETDFVAKTDDFVGFANDLLDLAFENNITSADALVAATYKGASVSDAITELTGKTGEKVEVSGFEVIVAETVVAYNHPGNRVGTIVGLNKAGFEEMGRDVAMQAAAMAPVALNKESVSAEVIAKEIEIGKELAIQEGKPADMAEKIAEGRLGKFFKENTLMEQAFIKDNKLNVAQYLKSGNPELTVTAFKRFSLGS, from the coding sequence TTGGAATCTACAGTTAATATTACTGCAGCTCAGGTAAATGAGCTTAGAAAGAAGACCGGAGCAGGAATGATGGATTGCAAGAAAGCCCTTGTTGAGGCTGGAGGCGATTTTGATACTGCAATTGATCTACTAAGAAAGCAAGGACAGAAAGTTGCTGCAAAGCGTTCTGATCGCGAAGCTGCTGAAGGTATCGTTCTTGGTAAAGTAAATGGTAACAAGGCTATTTTGTTGAACCTTGGTTGCGAGACTGATTTCGTTGCTAAGACAGATGATTTCGTTGGTTTTGCAAATGATCTGCTTGACCTCGCTTTCGAAAACAACATTACTTCTGCAGATGCTTTGGTAGCTGCAACCTATAAAGGAGCTTCTGTTTCTGATGCAATCACTGAGCTTACTGGTAAAACAGGTGAGAAAGTGGAAGTTTCAGGATTTGAAGTTATCGTAGCCGAAACTGTTGTTGCTTACAACCATCCTGGAAACAGAGTTGGAACAATTGTAGGTTTGAACAAGGCTGGATTTGAAGAAATGGGACGTGATGTGGCGATGCAAGCTGCAGCAATGGCACCGGTTGCTTTGAACAAAGAATCTGTTTCTGCTGAGGTTATCGCAAAAGAAATTGAAATTGGTAAGGAATTGGCCATTCAGGAAGGAAAACCTGCTGACATGGCTGAGAAAATTGCAGAAGGTCGATTAGGCAAATTCTTTAAAGAGAATACCTTGATGGAGCAAGCCTTCATTAAGGACAACAAATTGAATGTTGCACAATACCTTAAGTCAGGAAACCCTGAGTTGACGGTCACCGCCTTCAAGCGCTTTTCGCTTGGCAGTTAA
- the pyrH gene encoding UMP kinase, translating into MKYKRVLLKLSGESLMGNKQFGIDHDRLGQYAREIKGIVDSGVQVAIVIGGGNIFRGIQAAEGGMDRVQGDYMGMLATMINSMALQSALENLEVATRLMSAIKMDEIAEPFIRRRAVRHLERGLVVIFGAGTGNPYFTTDSAASLRAIEVEADVILKGTRVDGIYTADPEKDSSAVKFDTISFHEVYERGLNVMDMTAFTLCNENKLPIIVFNMDEGGNLAKLVSGERVGTLVEG; encoded by the coding sequence GTGAAGTACAAGAGAGTGCTCCTGAAACTCAGCGGAGAATCGCTGATGGGGAATAAACAGTTCGGGATTGATCACGACAGATTGGGTCAGTATGCTCGAGAGATCAAAGGAATCGTTGACAGCGGAGTACAAGTGGCCATCGTTATTGGCGGTGGTAATATTTTCCGCGGCATTCAAGCTGCCGAAGGCGGAATGGATCGGGTTCAAGGCGATTACATGGGTATGTTGGCCACCATGATCAATAGCATGGCCTTGCAATCGGCACTCGAAAATCTTGAAGTAGCAACCAGATTGATGTCTGCCATCAAGATGGATGAAATTGCAGAACCGTTTATCCGCAGAAGAGCGGTTCGGCATTTGGAAAGAGGTCTTGTGGTTATTTTCGGTGCTGGCACTGGAAATCCTTATTTCACCACTGATTCAGCCGCTTCACTTCGCGCCATCGAAGTGGAGGCAGATGTAATCCTGAAAGGAACACGTGTTGATGGTATTTACACAGCCGACCCAGAAAAAGACAGCAGCGCTGTGAAATTTGACACCATCAGCTTCCACGAAGTGTATGAGCGAGGATTGAACGTGATGGACATGACTGCTTTCACGCTTTGCAATGAGAATAAATTGCCGATCATCGTGTTCAATATGGATGAAGGTGGCAACTTGGCAAAACTGGTTTCTGGCGAAAGAGTCGGAACACTCGTTGAAGGCTGA
- the frr gene encoding ribosome recycling factor — translation MEEELKFIFESAKEGMENAIERLDHELARIRAGKASPQMLGSVQVEYYGSMTPLKNVANVNTPDSKTLQIQPFEKGLIEEIEKGIMRANLGFNPMNDGKVVRISIPPLTEERRRDLVKQSKAVAEQAKVSIRNSRKDANDEIKALQKDGMAEDTAKVAEADIQELTTTYSNKVDAMVVEKEVDIMTI, via the coding sequence ATGGAAGAAGAGTTAAAATTCATTTTTGAATCCGCAAAAGAAGGAATGGAGAACGCCATCGAGCGTTTGGATCATGAATTGGCGCGAATTCGTGCTGGAAAAGCAAGCCCACAGATGCTGGGTAGTGTACAAGTAGAATATTATGGTTCTATGACGCCACTTAAAAATGTGGCGAATGTGAACACGCCTGATTCTAAAACGCTACAGATACAACCGTTTGAAAAGGGCTTGATCGAGGAGATTGAAAAAGGAATCATGCGCGCCAACTTGGGCTTCAACCCTATGAACGATGGAAAAGTGGTGCGTATTTCCATCCCACCATTAACAGAAGAAAGAAGACGTGATCTTGTAAAGCAGTCGAAGGCTGTTGCCGAACAAGCAAAGGTTTCCATCCGTAACTCGCGGAAAGATGCCAACGATGAGATCAAAGCCTTGCAGAAAGACGGCATGGCGGAAGACACAGCTAAAGTTGCTGAAGCGGACATTCAAGAATTGACGACTACATATTCGAATAAGGTTGACGCCATGGTAGTCGAGAAGGAAGTGGATATCATGACCATCTGA
- the recJ gene encoding single-stranded-DNA-specific exonuclease RecJ — protein sequence MLETEWKYAELPDPAQVSELCEHLGVKEDVAQLLINRGITNFDEARSFFRPSFSDLHDPFLMKGMDKAIERIEQALGNGEKTLIFGDYDVDGTTSVALVYSFFKDFGQVDFYIPDRYKEGYGLSIAGIDYAKANGISLIITLDCGIRAIDKVAYANKLGIDIIICDHHLPGAELPAAYAILDPKQADCNYPYKELCGCGVGFKLLQAFCEKNNEDLQKLTAKLDLVSVAIAADIVPITGENRILASFGVRQINENPSTGIRALLEYTKMNREMTISDVVFTIAPRINAAGRIASGKRAVELLISDDLNEALEFSAEISKYNTERRDLDKSVTDSALEILQSDDFYSNSKSTVVFNPDWHKGVVGIVASRLIEQHYKPTIVLTESEGKATGSARSVHDFDVHAALTECEDLLEQFGGHKYAAGMSLSLENVDAFRTKFEEVVAARIEEHMLTPKLNIDLEIDLDRITPKFMSLLKQFAPFGPGNMNPVFVSRNLIAEDVQTMGADNSHLRFKPKQQGVQHMMLQAVAFKMGKLFQDLSKGKRFDMAYTIEENHWKDKVYLQLNVKDLKFSD from the coding sequence ATGCTTGAAACCGAATGGAAATACGCAGAGCTTCCTGATCCAGCGCAAGTGAGCGAACTGTGCGAACATCTTGGAGTGAAAGAAGATGTGGCACAGCTTCTTATCAATCGAGGTATCACCAATTTTGATGAGGCAAGGTCATTTTTCCGACCATCTTTCAGTGATCTGCATGACCCATTTCTGATGAAAGGAATGGACAAGGCCATCGAACGGATTGAACAAGCGCTTGGAAACGGAGAGAAGACGCTGATCTTTGGCGATTACGATGTGGATGGAACCACTTCGGTTGCATTGGTCTATAGTTTCTTCAAAGACTTCGGACAGGTTGATTTCTACATTCCCGATCGCTACAAGGAAGGATACGGACTTTCCATTGCGGGGATTGATTACGCCAAGGCGAATGGCATCAGTCTCATCATCACGCTCGATTGCGGCATTCGTGCCATTGATAAAGTAGCTTACGCGAATAAGTTGGGCATCGATATCATCATTTGTGATCACCATTTACCTGGTGCTGAATTGCCCGCTGCTTACGCCATTCTAGATCCGAAACAGGCCGATTGTAATTATCCGTACAAAGAATTGTGTGGTTGCGGTGTAGGATTCAAATTGCTTCAGGCGTTCTGCGAAAAGAACAATGAAGACCTACAAAAGCTAACTGCCAAACTCGATCTGGTTTCTGTTGCCATTGCGGCAGACATCGTTCCGATAACGGGCGAGAATCGCATTTTAGCGTCATTTGGAGTCCGTCAGATAAATGAGAATCCTTCAACAGGAATTCGTGCGCTGCTGGAATACACGAAGATGAACCGTGAGATGACCATCAGCGATGTGGTTTTTACCATCGCCCCACGCATAAATGCTGCTGGGAGAATCGCATCTGGCAAGCGCGCGGTGGAATTGCTCATATCTGATGATCTGAACGAAGCACTGGAATTTTCGGCCGAGATTTCGAAATACAACACAGAACGCAGAGACCTCGATAAATCGGTGACCGACAGTGCCTTGGAGATTCTGCAATCGGATGATTTTTACAGCAATAGCAAAAGCACCGTGGTTTTCAATCCTGATTGGCACAAAGGCGTGGTAGGAATTGTGGCCTCGCGATTGATTGAGCAGCATTACAAACCAACCATTGTCCTTACCGAATCGGAAGGAAAGGCAACGGGTTCTGCGCGATCGGTGCACGACTTTGATGTGCACGCTGCGCTTACGGAATGCGAAGATCTACTTGAACAGTTCGGAGGACATAAATATGCCGCTGGAATGAGCTTGAGTTTGGAAAATGTGGATGCTTTCCGAACCAAATTTGAGGAAGTGGTCGCTGCGCGAATTGAGGAACACATGCTTACACCCAAACTCAATATCGACCTCGAAATTGACCTCGACCGCATCACGCCTAAGTTCATGTCTTTGCTCAAGCAATTTGCGCCATTCGGGCCCGGAAATATGAATCCTGTATTTGTTTCTCGGAACTTGATTGCAGAAGATGTTCAGACCATGGGCGCAGACAATTCGCATCTGCGTTTTAAACCCAAACAGCAAGGCGTGCAGCACATGATGCTGCAAGCGGTAGCTTTCAAAATGGGAAAGCTATTTCAGGATTTATCGAAAGGGAAACGCTTCGATATGGCTTACACCATTGAAGAAAACCATTGGAAAGACAAGGTTTATCTTCAGTTGAATGTGAAGGATTTGAAGTTTTCGGATTGA
- the dnaG gene encoding DNA primase, which yields MIPQETIAQIFETARVEEVVGDFVHLKKKGTNLWGNCPFHNEKTPSFSVSPPKGIYKCFGCGKGGNSVNFIMDHEQLTYPEALRYLAKKYNIEIEEEQQTDEQVAEQNERESLYLVLAFAQRNFTSNLLKTDEGQAIGLSYFKERGFTQETIEKFELGYCFDRYDSFGNKALEEQYNRKFLIDSGLCLEREGKLLDRFKGRVMFPIHNLSGRVIAFGGRTLRNDKKVAKYINSPETDVYHKSNIVYGIYQAKSEIIKKDNCFLVEGYTDVVSLYQAGIHNVVASSGTSLTVEQIRLIKRYTNNLTIMYDGDDAGIKASFRGIDLVLEEGMNVRTVLFPDGEDPDSFSKKMGGDELTSFIDANSNDFIQFKTKLLVGETKGDPVRTAGLIKDIISSISLIPDPITRNLYVRQCSSIMDMDEEVLMMELNRNRRKNWNDKQKRDGISTHDSEPSEEPQIVRRTNQELKKRDAEFQERDIIRILMLYSEKHIHFDVWDEAGEKVIDQEEVNVVDFVVTEILEDEITFENTLFKLVFDEFAKMLEEEKIPTEQHFINHPNPEISGLAVNFFAQPHTVSERWKEHNIVVTREEDVLKRSILSSLNVLKLRKLEKMINDTRDLLKQSEEDQLLLNMDRLNNLLKVRRKLAMEIGSTILK from the coding sequence TTGATCCCACAGGAAACCATAGCGCAAATATTCGAAACCGCCCGTGTTGAGGAGGTTGTAGGCGATTTCGTGCACCTCAAAAAGAAAGGCACCAACCTTTGGGGAAACTGCCCTTTCCATAACGAGAAAACGCCTTCGTTCAGCGTTTCGCCACCCAAAGGAATTTACAAATGCTTCGGTTGTGGCAAAGGCGGCAATTCGGTCAATTTCATCATGGACCACGAACAGCTCACCTACCCCGAAGCGCTGCGTTATCTGGCCAAGAAATACAACATTGAAATTGAAGAAGAGCAACAGACAGACGAGCAGGTTGCCGAACAGAACGAGCGCGAAAGTCTTTATCTCGTTTTGGCTTTTGCGCAACGCAACTTCACTTCCAATCTGCTAAAAACAGACGAAGGTCAGGCCATCGGCCTCAGCTATTTCAAAGAGCGCGGATTCACACAGGAAACAATCGAGAAATTTGAACTCGGCTACTGTTTCGACCGTTACGATTCGTTCGGAAACAAAGCACTCGAAGAACAATACAATCGCAAATTTCTGATTGATTCAGGTCTTTGTCTCGAACGCGAAGGAAAGCTGCTCGACCGATTCAAGGGTCGTGTCATGTTTCCGATACATAACCTTTCGGGCCGTGTCATTGCCTTTGGCGGACGCACGCTGCGCAACGATAAAAAGGTTGCCAAATACATCAACAGTCCAGAAACCGATGTTTACCACAAGAGCAACATCGTTTACGGCATCTACCAGGCAAAAAGCGAGATCATTAAAAAAGACAATTGCTTTTTGGTAGAAGGCTACACAGATGTGGTTTCGCTTTATCAAGCAGGCATCCACAACGTGGTGGCCAGTTCTGGAACCAGCCTCACGGTTGAGCAAATTCGCCTTATCAAGCGCTATACCAACAACCTCACCATCATGTACGATGGTGATGATGCAGGAATAAAAGCATCCTTCCGAGGAATTGATCTGGTGTTGGAAGAAGGTATGAACGTGCGAACGGTTCTTTTTCCAGATGGAGAAGATCCCGATTCGTTCTCTAAAAAAATGGGCGGAGACGAACTCACCAGTTTCATCGATGCTAATTCCAACGATTTCATTCAGTTCAAAACCAAACTTCTGGTGGGCGAAACCAAAGGCGATCCAGTCAGAACCGCTGGACTGATCAAAGACATCATCAGTTCCATTTCGCTCATTCCAGATCCGATAACCAGAAACCTTTACGTGCGCCAGTGCAGCAGCATTATGGATATGGATGAGGAAGTTCTGATGATGGAACTGAACCGCAATCGAAGAAAAAACTGGAACGACAAGCAGAAACGCGATGGAATTTCCACTCACGATTCTGAACCGAGCGAAGAACCACAGATTGTTCGGAGAACCAATCAGGAACTAAAAAAGCGCGATGCCGAATTTCAGGAACGCGACATCATCCGAATCCTGATGCTTTACAGCGAGAAGCACATTCATTTTGATGTGTGGGATGAAGCAGGAGAAAAGGTGATCGATCAAGAAGAAGTGAATGTGGTTGATTTTGTGGTGACCGAGATTCTGGAAGATGAGATCACGTTTGAAAACACGCTTTTCAAATTGGTTTTTGATGAGTTTGCCAAAATGCTTGAAGAAGAAAAGATTCCTACTGAGCAGCATTTCATCAATCATCCAAACCCGGAAATTTCTGGACTCGCAGTCAATTTCTTTGCGCAACCGCATACTGTAAGCGAACGCTGGAAAGAACACAACATCGTTGTGACCAGAGAAGAAGATGTGCTGAAACGTTCTATTCTTTCATCGCTGAACGTGCTTAAACTGCGCAAACTGGAGAAGATGATCAACGACACGCGCGATCTGTTGAAACAATCTGAAGAAGATCAACTGTTACTCAACATGGACCGTTTGAATAACCTGCTAAAGGTTAGAAGAAAACTGGCGATGGAAATCGGGTCAACGATTTTGAAGTGA
- a CDS encoding permease-like cell division protein FtsX — MASAEEKAHKKQIWSSNVTAVVSISLVLFMLGLLGLTLLYANALSGYVKENIGFTIYMKDDAKEVDILQFQKFLDASDFVRSTDYISQDEAADQLKEALGEDFVGFMGYNPLKRSIDVKIKADFANEEGIVDIKSDLLKNPMIFEIDYPVDLIRVINRNVRKAGIVILVFCGLLSLIAISLINNNIRLSVYSKRFLINSMKLVGATQSFIRKPFLVEGVLRGAVGAVVANVLLAAVIYLASQNIPELFGLEDIEIVFTLFGAVLALGLLISFLSTTFAVRKYLRLNADELYY; from the coding sequence ATGGCAAGCGCAGAGGAAAAAGCACATAAGAAACAGATATGGTCGAGTAATGTGACGGCCGTTGTGAGTATATCGCTGGTGTTGTTTATGCTTGGTTTGCTGGGGCTTACACTGTTGTATGCAAACGCGCTTTCGGGCTACGTAAAGGAAAACATCGGGTTTACCATTTACATGAAGGATGATGCGAAGGAGGTTGACATTCTTCAGTTTCAGAAGTTTTTGGATGCATCGGACTTTGTAAGAAGCACGGATTACATTTCTCAAGATGAAGCTGCCGATCAGTTGAAGGAAGCGTTGGGTGAGGATTTTGTCGGTTTTATGGGCTACAATCCGCTGAAGCGTTCGATTGATGTGAAGATCAAAGCTGATTTTGCCAACGAAGAAGGAATCGTGGACATTAAATCGGATCTGCTGAAAAATCCGATGATCTTTGAAATTGATTATCCGGTTGATCTGATTCGTGTAATTAATAGAAACGTGCGCAAAGCGGGAATTGTGATCCTTGTTTTTTGCGGACTTCTTTCGTTGATAGCCATTTCGTTGATCAACAATAACATCAGGCTTTCCGTTTATTCGAAACGATTCCTGATCAATTCGATGAAGTTGGTAGGAGCCACGCAATCGTTTATCCGCAAGCCTTTTTTGGTTGAAGGTGTTCTGCGCGGAGCTGTTGGCGCAGTGGTGGCCAATGTGCTGTTGGCCGCTGTGATCTATTTAGCAAGCCAGAATATTCCTGAACTTTTTGGATTGGAAGATATCGAGATCGTGTTTACGCTTTTTGGTGCCGTGCTGGCGCTTGGGCTTCTCATCTCGTTCTTAAGCACGACATTTGCCGTTAGAAAATATCTGCGCCTGAACGCAGACGAACTATATTATTGA
- a CDS encoding DUF3098 domain-containing protein has protein sequence MSEQGNNEKEFAFGKENYIITIVGMVFILVGFVLMAGGGSDDPNVFSKEIFSTTRITVAPLVVLAGFALEIIGIMYRAKS, from the coding sequence ATGAGCGAACAAGGAAACAACGAGAAGGAATTCGCCTTCGGAAAGGAGAATTACATTATTACCATCGTAGGAATGGTTTTTATTCTGGTGGGTTTTGTGCTGATGGCAGGAGGCGGATCTGATGACCCGAATGTGTTCAGCAAAGAGATATTCAGTACAACCAGAATTACCGTGGCACCGTTGGTTGTGTTGGCGGGTTTTGCGCTGGAGATCATCGGAATCATGTATCGCGCTAAGTCGTAA
- a CDS encoding undecaprenyl-diphosphate phosphatase, with protein MDFWEALILGIVQGLTEFLPVSSSGHLEIGKVLLGDKSLPEESLLFTVVVHAATSLSTIVVFRKDILEILKGLFQFKWNEQTQFSLKIIVSMIPAAIIGVLFNDQIEALFSKQILLVGAMLIITGLLLFLADRAKRTEKQVGFSQALIIGISQAIAILPGISRSGATISTSVLLGIDREKAARFSFLMVVPLILGKMAKDVMDGNISSEMTHAMPLLVGFLAAFFSGLVACTWMISLVKKSQLRYFSYYCFVVGFGAILATLIL; from the coding sequence ATGGATTTTTGGGAAGCCCTGATCTTGGGCATTGTACAAGGCCTGACGGAATTTCTTCCTGTAAGCAGCAGCGGGCATCTTGAAATTGGAAAGGTTCTGTTGGGAGATAAGAGCCTTCCGGAAGAAAGTCTGCTTTTTACGGTTGTCGTACACGCAGCTACATCACTCAGCACCATTGTCGTTTTTAGAAAAGATATTCTCGAAATTCTGAAAGGTTTGTTCCAATTCAAATGGAACGAGCAAACGCAGTTTTCGCTGAAGATCATTGTTTCGATGATTCCCGCAGCCATTATCGGAGTGCTATTCAATGATCAAATTGAAGCACTGTTCAGCAAGCAGATTCTGTTGGTTGGAGCCATGCTGATCATTACTGGTCTATTGCTTTTTCTAGCTGATCGCGCAAAACGGACTGAAAAGCAGGTTGGTTTCAGTCAAGCCTTGATCATTGGAATTTCGCAGGCAATTGCCATTCTTCCAGGAATCAGTCGGTCTGGAGCAACTATTTCTACTTCGGTCCTTTTAGGAATTGATCGCGAAAAAGCTGCTAGATTTTCCTTCTTGATGGTAGTTCCACTCATTTTGGGCAAGATGGCCAAGGATGTGATGGATGGAAATATTTCGTCAGAAATGACCCATGCCATGCCGCTGCTGGTTGGTTTTCTGGCTGCGTTTTTCTCAGGACTTGTGGCCTGTACTTGGATGATCTCGTTGGTTAAGAAAAGTCAGCTTCGTTATTTCTCATACTACTGTTTCGTGGTCGGATTCGGTGCCATTCTCGCTACACTGATTCTATAA